AAACTTCTTGTGATGAAACTAGCGTAGCAATTGTTAAAGATGGAAAAGAGATTGTTGAAAACTTAGTTTTCTCTCAGATTGAAACTCATAAAATTTTTGGGGGAGTAGTTCCTGAGGTCGCATCAAGATTACATATGGAGGTATTGAATAATCTTTTTAAAATAATATTGGAAAAGACAAACTTATCTTTTAAAGATATAGATTTAGTTGCTGTCACTCAGGGACCAGGACTTGTAGGATCCTTGTGGGTAGGAATAATCTTTGCTAAAACTTTAGCTTATGCATTAAAAAAACCTTTAATAGGAGTTAATCACTTAGTAGGGCATATTTTTGCAAACTTCCTTCGAGAAAATCCTCCTACTTTCCCCTTTATTGCTCTTATAATCTCTGGAGGACACACAGAATGGATTTTAGTAAAAGATTATGACAATTATAGACTATTAGGACAAACTTTAGATGATGCTGCAGGAGAAGCTTTTGATAAGGTTGCAAGATTGTTAGGCTTAGGCTATCCTGGAGGACCTGAAATAGAAAAAGTGGCTGAGAAAGGAAAGTTAATATTCAACTTTCCTAAGATAAAATGTGATAGAGAGCTTGATATAAGCTTTAGTGGCCTAAAAACTTCAGTATTGTATTTAATAAGAGATCTGCAAAAAGCAAACAAAGAAATACCTATAAGTGATCTTGCTTTTTCTTTTCAATATAGAGTAGTTGAGGAACTCTTAGAAAGATCTCTCATGGCTTTAAGTAAATTTCATATCTCTACATTAGTTTTGGCAGGAGGAGTAGTTGCTAATAAATATCTTCAAAAGAGATTTTCCGAGGTAGCTAAGATAGAAGGTATTAATTTATTTATGCCGCCTCCTATTTTATGTACTGATAATGCAGCAATGATTGCAAGTGCAGGGTATTATCTATATAAAAAGGGAAAAGTTGATAATTTAGATTTATCTGCTAATCCATCTCTTTCTTTAAGTATTTAAATGAAGGGATTAAATAAAAGTTTAAAAAATGGGTTGAAATATTCAATAATATTGAGTATTTTAGTAATCATTGGAGTACTTGTATTCACAACAGAAGAAAAAACTTTAAATGCTCTTTTGAAACTTGATATTTTAACAATTTTTTATGCAATATTATTAAATATATTAAGTTGGATTTTTTCTGCATTAAGATATATGAGTCTGATAAATAGCGTAGAAAAGAAGATAAATTTTATTGAGGCCTTACAAATCCATTTATCTTATTATTTTGCTGCTGGAATTACACCAACATCTGCAGGCGGTGAACCTT
The sequence above is drawn from the Dictyoglomus sp. genome and encodes:
- the tsaD gene encoding tRNA (adenosine(37)-N6)-threonylcarbamoyltransferase complex transferase subunit TsaD gives rise to the protein MYILGIETSCDETSVAIVKDGKEIVENLVFSQIETHKIFGGVVPEVASRLHMEVLNNLFKIILEKTNLSFKDIDLVAVTQGPGLVGSLWVGIIFAKTLAYALKKPLIGVNHLVGHIFANFLRENPPTFPFIALIISGGHTEWILVKDYDNYRLLGQTLDDAAGEAFDKVARLLGLGYPGGPEIEKVAEKGKLIFNFPKIKCDRELDISFSGLKTSVLYLIRDLQKANKEIPISDLAFSFQYRVVEELLERSLMALSKFHISTLVLAGGVVANKYLQKRFSEVAKIEGINLFMPPPILCTDNAAMIASAGYYLYKKGKVDNLDLSANPSLSLSI